CTTCGTTGCGGTTTTTCGTTACTTTACAACATAGGTTTCCGTTAGTTGCTGCCACAAACTTTTTAGACGATTCATCGCACCCATGAAACACCTTCGCAAACTCGCCTTAGCCGCCGTTTGTATGCTTGGCATAGGATTCTTTGCCTTCCGTACCGACGAACGTTTTTTTGAAATCGCCCGTAACCTCGACATTTACGCTACGCTGTTCAAGGAGCTGAATCGGTATTACGTAGACGAGATCAACCCCAATCGGTTGACCAAAATGAGCATTGAATCCATGCTCAAAAACCTCGACCCTTACACCAATTTTTACGCCGAAGACGAAATCGAAGATTACCGTACCATGACCACGGGCCAGTACACGGGCATCGGGGCCATCATTACGACCAATAAAGGCAAGAACATCGTTTACTCCATTCTGGAAGGCTCTCCCGCCGAAAAAGCGGGAATCCACATCGGCGATGAGATCGTAAAGATCGACGGTGTAGACCTCACCACCCGCAAGGATGCCAATCCCGATAAACTCATGAAAGGACAGGCCAACTCAACCGTCAAGCTGGCGGTACGGCGCGTGGGCAGCCCTTCGCTCATCGAAATGAGCGTTACCCGGGAGTTTGTCAAAACGGGCAATGTGCCTTACTACGGCATGCTCACCGACGAAGTCGGCTACATCGACTTGAAAGATTTTAACCAAACCGCCGCGCGCGAAGTCAAAACGGCCTTGGTGGAACTGAAAGGAAAAGGCATGAAAAAGCTGGTGTTGGACGTACGCGAAAACCCGGGCGGATTGCTGGATCAGGCGGTGTTGATCTGTAACCTGTTTATTCCCAAAGATGCGGAAGTGGTTTCCAACAAAGGAAAAGTGACGGAGTGGAACAAAACCTACACCGCACCCATGGCTCCCGTTGATACCGAGATTCCGTTGGTGGTATTGGTCAACGGCCGCAGTGCTTCGGCCTCCGAGATTGTTTCGGGCGTGATTCAGGATTATGACCGCGGCGTGTTGATCGGTCAGCGTACCTACGGCAAAGGATTGGTGCAAACCACGCGTGATCTGTCGTACAATACGAAACTGAAAGTAACCGTTGCCAAATACTACATACCGAGCGGCCGCTGCATTCAGGCGATTGATTACAGCCACCGCAATGCCGACGGCAGCGTGGGCAAAATTCCCGATTCCCTCAAAGTAGCCTTTAAAACCCGCAACGGTCGCACCGTCTACGACGGCGGTGGTGTAGAGCCGGATGTTCCGACCGATCTGGTCAGTCGTACGCCTATTGTGAACAGTCTGAATAGCAAAGGACTATTCTTTGACTATGCGCTCAAGTACCGCGCCGACCACCCCGCGATCAAACCCGCGAAAGACTTTGAACTCAGCGATGCCGATTATCAGGGTTTTGTGAATTGGCTGAAAGACAAAGAGTATGATTACACCACTCAGGTAGAAAAAGACCTCAGCGAGCTGGAGGCTTCGGCCCGAAAAGAGAAATATTTTGATGCTATTCAGGAACAGTTCAAGGCCTTGAAAACTAAGCTGACCCACAGCAAAGACACCGATTTGGTGCTGTTCAAAAAAGACATCAAACAGGTATTGGAGCGTGAGATCGTATCCCATGTGTACCTGCAAAAAGGTGAGCGCGAATTTGTGTTCCGCACCGACCCGGAAGTGAAAGCCGCTCTGGATCTTTTCAAAGACATGCCTCGCTACGAAAAAATCCTGAAAGGCACCAAGTAGGGGCAGGCCTTGCGTCTGCCCTCGCATCACGTCGAAGCATATTTTTAGGTTTATGTAAAATGAATATTACGTAGGGGCAGGCCTTGCGTCTACCGTGGTTAGGGCAGACGCAAGGCCTGCCCTAACTCTTTTTTGATAAATTCGGGTGAATTTTTAAGGAATCAATATAATGATTACATCGAAAATCACCCTTCGAAAATCAACTATTCTACTCAGGCGTTACGTACGCCGCCTTGATACCGCCATCAACCAAAAAGTCGGTACCTGTGACGTATGAGGATTCATCGGAAGCCAGGAAAAGCGCCGCATAGGCCATTTCTTTGGCTTCGCCGAAACGTCCCATCGGGACGTGTACGAGCCGGCGCTGCTTTTTGGCTTCGGTATTCAAAAACTTCATCAGCAACTCCGTGCGCAACGGGCCGGGGCACAGGGCATTGACCCGAATATTTTCCCGGGCATGGATAACCGCCAGCTCACGGCTCATCGACAATACCGCCCCCTTACTGGCTGTATAGGCGATTTGCGGCGTGGCCGCTCCCAACAGTGCCACAAAAGAAGCCGTATTGATGATGCTGCCGCCGCCCGCACGCCGTAAGGCAGGGATGGCGTATTTACAGCCGAAAAATACCCCTTTTACGTTGATATTCATGGTTAGGTCCCACACGGATTCTTCGGTGGTTACGGCATTGTCATCGTCGCTGTGCATGATGCCGGCGTTGTTGAAGACAATGTTCAGCTGGCCGAAGGTCTGCTCGGCAAAAGCCACCATGTTTTCGCAATCGGCCGCTTTTGATACATCGGCCCGCACATAGGCGGCTTTGCCACCTTGGTCCAAAATCAGTTGGGCAGTTTCCTGCCCTGCCGTATCATTAACATCGGCTACCACGACGGCAGCCCCTTCTTGGGCAAACAAAAGTGCTGTTTCGCGACCGATGCCGCTGCTTCCGCCCGTGATAAGGGCAACTTTATTGAGAAGACGCATACGTAAGGTAAATTAACGGGGTGTTAGTGAATGAGGACTATTGTTAGAATGACGAGTAATGAATGACGAAGTACGAATTTGAAAAAGTAATGCTTTGGAAATCAAAATATTATACTTTTGGTTAAATTACTGTTTTACCCAGGCTTTGTAGATGGCTTCCTGCAAAGCGGTTCAGAGGCGCATTTCTTTGGGTATCATTCCCATGAACGCTTTGTATACGCGTACGGCTCCTTCGGGTGCCGGGTGTTTGGCATCCCCCCATACTACTTTATGTTCTTTTTTTCCTTTTTTATAAATGATGAAATAAGAGGTTCGGCCGGGATGCTGAAAGTTCAGGCTGTCAAATTTGACATCCTTCAGTGAGTTGAAAGCAATCTCGATATTCTTCGGACTTTGTCGACCCAATACATCAAATTCTTTCGCCGTATTCATCCGCCGATACACGCCCCCGTCTTCCAGCAAACGATACTCTTTTTCCAAACCTCCGATCGCCTGTCCGACAATCAGTTGACGTCCTTCAAACGTGAAGGGCTGTGTAGACACCGCAAACGGCGTGGGCGATTTGACGGGCTCGGTTTGGGCGTATACATTTCCGATACTCACGAGGAGCATAACAAGGAGCCGGCTTTTCATTTTTTTCAATAACAATGCAGTGATTCGATTGGGGTTTGTAAGGTTCCGTCATTGAATCTTCAATTCTTCCAACGCCAGCCAGGCCATCAATCCGGGGCCGATTTCCAGGGCCGCTTCGTCGATGTCAAAGGTGGGCGTATGCACTCCCGATACAATGCCACGGGCTTCGTTGCGCGTTCCGAGGCGATAAAAACAGGCATCGGTCACTTGTGAATAAAACGCAAAATCTTCACCGGCCAGCCACAGATCCAGGTCAATGACATTTTCGGCCCCCATGTATGCTACCGCAGCAGCCTTGGTGCGGCGTGTCAGCTCAGGATGATTTTTCAGGAAAGGGTAACCCTTTCTGACTTCCACATCACAACTTCCGCCCATGGCTTCGGCGATGCCCTGCGCCATTTTGGTGATGCGTTTCCAGCCTTCTTCGCGCCACTCTTCATCCATGCAGCGGAAGGTCCCTTCAATGTATACTTCGTTGGGAATCACGTTGGTAGCCCCGTTGGCAATGACCTTCCCAAACGACAGTACCGACGGTGCCGCAGGTTTGCGATTGCGGCTGATGACCTGCTGCAATCCCACAATGATGTGCGATGCGATCAGGATAGGATCAATGAGTGTATCGGGCATGGCTCCGTGGCCGCCTTTGCCTTTGACGGTCAGGTACAGCTCGTCGGTACTTGCCATGTACATTCCTTCGCGAAAACCGATTTTGCCAACGGGAATATTCGGCGCTACGTGTTGACCAAGAATACTCGCCGGGGAAGGGTTTTGCAGTACGCCTTCTTTGATCATCAGCGAGGCTCCGCCGGGGATTTTTTCTTCGCCGGGTTGAAAGATAAGTTTTATTGAGCCCTCAAATTCATCCCGCAATGCATGCAGAATATACGCCGTACCCAACAGCGAAGAGGTGTGTACATCATGCCCACAGGCATGCATCACACCCAGGTTTTGTGATTTGTACGGAACGTCATTTGCTTCAATGATGGGCAAGGCATCCATATCGGCCCGTAATGCCACTACCCTGCTTTCCGGATTTCGGCCTTCGATCAGGGCCACCACACCCGTATTGGCCACGCCCTCTTGGGGGGTTAAGCCCATTTCTTTCAATCGGTTGGCAACAAACTGCGCCGTATTAACCTCCTGAAAGGATAATTCAGGATACATATGTAAATGCCGCCGATTGGCCACCGCATCGGCGGCACGGCCTTTGGACAAGGCTTTGATTTTTTCTAACATTGTCGTTTATTAAGTATTTTTGACGGAACAAAAATATAAAATAGAACGGGGATGACGCAGTGATTCCTGATTTTCACCCATAATAATCTATCCTTTGCGTTATTCTTTCTTTTACGGTAAAACATGAAAATAGGACTATTCTTCGGCTCATTTAACCCTATCCATATAGGTCACCTTATCATTGCCGATACCATGGCTGCCGCTACTGACCTTGAGCAGGTATGGTTTATTGTTTCGCCCCAAAATCCCTTTAAAAAAAATAAAAGTTTACTGCACGAATTTGACCGCTACGACATGGTGGAAAAAGCCATTGCCGACAACAGTAAACTGAAAGTGAACGACGTAGAGTTTTCGATGCCCAAACCAAGCTATACCATTGATACGCTGACCAAACTGCAGGAGAAATTTCCGCAGCATACCTTCAAACTGATCATCGGAGAAGATAATTTAGGGCAATTTAAAAACTGGAAAAACTACGAAGCCATTCTCCAATTTTACGGTTTATACGTCTATCCGAGGCCCAATGCGTCCCCGCATGAGTTTTCCGATCATCCGGCGGTCAAATTCATTCCGGCTCCTCTTTTGGATATCTCAGCGACCTATATTCGCGATTGCCTCAGAAATAATCGTTCCATTCGCTATATGGTACCCGACGTTGTGGAAGAAATGATAAAAAGGAAGAAATTTTATATTTGACAATCTCCTTTGAAATACATTACTTTGCAGCGATTTTGAACCAAACTTCTCACAAAAATGTCAGAGATTGCAGAAAAAGTAAAGAAAATTATCGTTGATAAACTGGGTGTAGATGAGTCAGAAGTGACTGAAGAAGCCAGCTTCACTAATGACCTCGGTGCCGATTCACTCGATACGGTAGAATTGATCATGGAATTTGAAAAAGAATTCAATGTTTCCATTCCTGATGACCAGGCCGAGCACATCGGTACGGTAGGTCAAGCCATCAAATACCTCGAAGAAAACGTTAAGTAAGCATATTTTTGTAATTTACAGATCCATTTTATGATTCTAAAACGAGTGGTGGTGACGGGCATGGGTGCTTTGACACCCATCGGGAACACGCTATCGGAATATAAAGAAGGGTTGTTCAGCGGTACCAGCGGAGCCGGACCGATTACCCGATTTGATGCGTCAAAATTTAAGACCCGCTTTGCCTGCGAAGTCAAAGGGCTTGATATGGCACAGTTTATTCCGCGTCAGGAAGCGCGTAAAATGGATCTCTTTACACAATTTGCTGTCGTGGTGGGCGAAGAAGCTGTCAGAGACAGCGGACTCGACCTGGAAAAAGTAAACTTAGACCGTGCGGGCATCATTTGGGGTTCAGGTATCGGTGGTTTGAAAACGTTTGAAGAAGAAGTACTTTCGTTCGGCAACGGCGACGGCACTCCCCGTTTCAACCCCTTCTTTATCCCTAAAATGATTGCCGACAGTGCCTCAGGCATCCTTTCCATGCGTATGGGCTTTCGCGGTCCTACGTACGTAACGGTTTCGGCCTGTGCTTCTTCCAACAACGCCATGATCGACGCGTTCAACTACATCCGGCTCGGCAAAATTGATTTTTGCCTCACGGGGGGGTCTGAAGCCGCCGTTACGCAGGCAGGAGTAGGAGGATTTAATTCGCTGAAAGCACTCTCTGAGCGCAATGATGATTACCTGACGGCCTCACGTCCTTACGACAAAGACCGCGATGGATTCGTACTTGGAGAAGGCGGTGCAGGATTGATCCTGGAAGAATACGAGCATGCGCTGGCACGCGGTGCCAGAATTTACGCCGAGGTGATCGGTGGTGGAATGTCTTCAGACGCTTATCACATCACGGCTCCTCATCCGGATGGGATCGGTGCCTACATGTGCATGAAAAATGCGCTGGAAGATGCCGGTATTTCGCCCGAAGATATTGACTATATCAACACACACGGAACTTCAACTCCCATTGGAGATCCTCAGGAGATCAAAGCTATTGAACGACTGTTTGGTGAGCATGCCTACAAACTGAACATCAGTTCAACAAAGTCAATGATCGGACACTTATTGGGCGGTGCAGGAGCGGTAGAAGCGGTAGCCTCCATTTTGGCGATTCAACACCAACTGATTCCGCCAACGATTAATCATTTTACCGATGATCCTGAATTCAGTACTCGGTTAAATCTGACTTTCAACAAGCCTCAGTCGCGCCCGGTCAATATT
Above is a window of Runella slithyformis DSM 19594 DNA encoding:
- the nadD gene encoding nicotinate (nicotinamide) nucleotide adenylyltransferase, producing MKIGLFFGSFNPIHIGHLIIADTMAAATDLEQVWFIVSPQNPFKKNKSLLHEFDRYDMVEKAIADNSKLKVNDVEFSMPKPSYTIDTLTKLQEKFPQHTFKLIIGEDNLGQFKNWKNYEAILQFYGLYVYPRPNASPHEFSDHPAVKFIPAPLLDISATYIRDCLRNNRSIRYMVPDVVEEMIKRKKFYI
- a CDS encoding acyl carrier protein — encoded protein: MSEIAEKVKKIIVDKLGVDESEVTEEASFTNDLGADSLDTVELIMEFEKEFNVSIPDDQAEHIGTVGQAIKYLEENVK
- the fabF gene encoding beta-ketoacyl-ACP synthase II, with the translated sequence MILKRVVVTGMGALTPIGNTLSEYKEGLFSGTSGAGPITRFDASKFKTRFACEVKGLDMAQFIPRQEARKMDLFTQFAVVVGEEAVRDSGLDLEKVNLDRAGIIWGSGIGGLKTFEEEVLSFGNGDGTPRFNPFFIPKMIADSASGILSMRMGFRGPTYVTVSACASSNNAMIDAFNYIRLGKIDFCLTGGSEAAVTQAGVGGFNSLKALSERNDDYLTASRPYDKDRDGFVLGEGGAGLILEEYEHALARGARIYAEVIGGGMSSDAYHITAPHPDGIGAYMCMKNALEDAGISPEDIDYINTHGTSTPIGDPQEIKAIERLFGEHAYKLNISSTKSMIGHLLGGAGAVEAVASILAIQHQLIPPTINHFTDDPEFSTRLNLTFNKPQSRPVNIALSNTFGFGGHNTCVIFRKM
- a CDS encoding M20 metallopeptidase family protein produces the protein MLEKIKALSKGRAADAVANRRHLHMYPELSFQEVNTAQFVANRLKEMGLTPQEGVANTGVVALIEGRNPESRVVALRADMDALPIIEANDVPYKSQNLGVMHACGHDVHTSSLLGTAYILHALRDEFEGSIKLIFQPGEEKIPGGASLMIKEGVLQNPSPASILGQHVAPNIPVGKIGFREGMYMASTDELYLTVKGKGGHGAMPDTLIDPILIASHIIVGLQQVISRNRKPAAPSVLSFGKVIANGATNVIPNEVYIEGTFRCMDEEWREEGWKRITKMAQGIAEAMGGSCDVEVRKGYPFLKNHPELTRRTKAAAVAYMGAENVIDLDLWLAGEDFAFYSQVTDACFYRLGTRNEARGIVSGVHTPTFDIDEAALEIGPGLMAWLALEELKIQ
- a CDS encoding glucose 1-dehydrogenase, which gives rise to MRLLNKVALITGGSSGIGRETALLFAQEGAAVVVADVNDTAGQETAQLILDQGGKAAYVRADVSKAADCENMVAFAEQTFGQLNIVFNNAGIMHSDDDNAVTTEESVWDLTMNINVKGVFFGCKYAIPALRRAGGGSIINTASFVALLGAATPQIAYTASKGAVLSMSRELAVIHARENIRVNALCPGPLRTELLMKFLNTEAKKQRRLVHVPMGRFGEAKEMAYAALFLASDESSYVTGTDFLVDGGIKAAYVTPE
- a CDS encoding S41 family peptidase, with amino-acid sequence MKHLRKLALAAVCMLGIGFFAFRTDERFFEIARNLDIYATLFKELNRYYVDEINPNRLTKMSIESMLKNLDPYTNFYAEDEIEDYRTMTTGQYTGIGAIITTNKGKNIVYSILEGSPAEKAGIHIGDEIVKIDGVDLTTRKDANPDKLMKGQANSTVKLAVRRVGSPSLIEMSVTREFVKTGNVPYYGMLTDEVGYIDLKDFNQTAAREVKTALVELKGKGMKKLVLDVRENPGGLLDQAVLICNLFIPKDAEVVSNKGKVTEWNKTYTAPMAPVDTEIPLVVLVNGRSASASEIVSGVIQDYDRGVLIGQRTYGKGLVQTTRDLSYNTKLKVTVAKYYIPSGRCIQAIDYSHRNADGSVGKIPDSLKVAFKTRNGRTVYDGGGVEPDVPTDLVSRTPIVNSLNSKGLFFDYALKYRADHPAIKPAKDFELSDADYQGFVNWLKDKEYDYTTQVEKDLSELEASARKEKYFDAIQEQFKALKTKLTHSKDTDLVLFKKDIKQVLEREIVSHVYLQKGEREFVFRTDPEVKAALDLFKDMPRYEKILKGTK